The Candidatus Buchananbacteria bacterium CG10_big_fil_rev_8_21_14_0_10_42_9 genomic interval GAAATTGCCGCCAAAACTCCGAAACTTACGGTTAAGAATTTCTCGGTTGCTGAAATGAAAAAATTGCACATGGGCGGAATTTTAGGTGTTGGGGCGGGCTCCCAGCACGATCCGCAATTTATAGTGGTGCAATACCGCGGCAATCCTAAGAAAAAAGAAAATTTAGTGTTGGTCGGAAAAACCGTAACCTTTGACTCCGGCGGGATTTCTATTAAGCCCAGCCAGAAAATGGACGAGATGAAATTTGATATGTCCGGCGGCGCGGCGGTATTAGCGGCGATCAAAGCGATTGCCGAGCTAAAGTTAAAAGTCAACGTCGTAAGCTTAATCCCGTCAGTAGAAAACGTGCCGTCGGGCACTTCCTATAAGCCCGGCGATGTAGTCAAAACCATGTCTGGTAAAACAATTGAGGTTTTAAATACCGACGCTGAAGGCCGGGTAATTTTAGCTGATGCGTTAAGTTACGCAAAAAAAATGAATCCTAAATACGTGGTTGATTTAGCGACGTTGACCGGCGCTTGCGTGGTGGCACTTGGCCATCATGTAGCCGGGGTAATGGGCAATGACCAAACGTTGATAAGCAAAGTGATAAAATCTAGTAAAGCGACAAACGAAGAAGCGTGGCAATTGCCTTTGATGCCTGAATACACTGAACAAATTAAATCTAAAGTAGCGGATGTCCAAAATATATCCAATTCGCCTGGCGGCGGGACAATTACCGCCGCCGCGTTTTTACAAGAATTTGTGGACGGCTATAAATGGGCGCATTTAGATATTGCGGGGACCGCATGGACGCCAAAAAGTAATGGTGCGACCGGTTACGGCGTACATCTCTTAGTTGATTTAGCAAAATCTCTCTAACCAAATAATTCCTCTCCCCCTTTCAAAGGGAGAGGATGAAACCCGTCTGACGGGTTGAAGGTGAGGGTTGGTTAATTGAAAATAATTCCTAACCTCACCCTAGCCCTCTCCTCCAAGGAGAGGGAAGTTACTTTTTTTCTTTAAAAAGAACAGCGCCCACCTAGTTCGAAAACCGGGTGGGCGTGCAGGTTAGCCACGTTAGACGTGGCAGGTTTATACCGGCGTCGTGCAAAGATCGACCGCCTCCTCGAGTTTACCGGCCGGGATGATCAGCACGGCTTTTTTCCGGTCTTTTTTAAACTCGTACCCATACTTCACCGAGATCGTGTGAAGCACGAAGAGTACACACTTCCAGTCCCGATGAGAGCATGAATCAAGCTCGTGCAGAAGTGAAACGTCCCGCACAAGTGAGCTGATGCACGCACGAAAAATAGTTTGGCCAAACCCTCCCTTACTTACATGGAAGAGGCTAAGCAAATCACGCTCGCCGAAATCTTCGACGATTTCACCGATGAAGCATCCGGCGAGATGAACGCCTCTGCTCATCTCAATATCTGCGATGAACATCGGACAGCCCGGGCACGCTCCCCTCGGATAGGGCTGGGCTCGCCGAGCTTCTTCAAGCCCGGCCACCCAAGAACAATCGTTGTTGTGATTTCCGATGCCGCTAGCCGGCATGTAAGTCCCGCACCCCGAACAGTGCAAGTTTCCATTCTTGTCTGGCGTCAGCGGCGCCCGTCGATTGATATGGACCATAAATGTCCCTCCCCGTCTTTGAGTCCGTTGTTCACGCCTGACGCCGAAATGACATCAACCCTGCGTGAACATAGTAAATTACACCTTTTTAAAAAAATAGTCAAAAAAGAACAGCGCCCACCTAGTTCGAAAACCGGGTGGGCGTGTAGTAGTCCGCGCGCGAGACGCGGAGTGTTAAGTAGGCGCGAGCAGCTCACCGATGGTTTTCGGCTTTTCGTCCGGGCGAAGAGGCTTCGTTAGCACGATCGTGCCATTGAAAACCTCAATGCGGCCGCCCATGCGGCCGGCCGCCGCCTGAATGGCCAGCTTCACGCCTTCACGATGAGCGGGATTGCTGCTGTCCAGCCTGACCCGGTGGGTCAAACGGTTGGCGAACCGGACCGCGGACTCAACTCCATGATCAGCGCCGGCAAGGAAGTCACGCAATCCGTGCTGCTCCAGCACGGCGATTAATGCTTTCATTGGGCAACTTTTTTCATGGACCGAATCTAACAGGTTAGCCCCGCATTCATGGCACTGCATACTCTTACTCCTTCCCGATGTGACTCGGGGTGCTCAGGGTGCTTGATAGCTTCAATAAGCCCACCAACCTTTGTAACTTATTTAAAGGGTATTGTCAATGGTTTTTAAAAATGAAAACGCGCCCACGGACCGAAGTCCGGGGGCGCGCGGGGCGGGCACATCTTGCGTTGCGGTTACGTCCGAATCATCTCCGGGTGCAGCATTCCGGTCCGCTCGAGAAAGGCGGTACCGCTCGCCTGCTTGCTGCATACCTGCTTCGAACACTGCTGACGCGGCGGCCGAACAGGCTTCGGGTCCAGGAGACGAAACTCGCTCCCGGGGTTGCGGTGCGTACGAGCCACACCACCATGCCCAGCCTTGATGGCCTTTCGGTTCATCAGAGCGAGGGCCTTGTTGCGGCCGCGGGTCGAATGCGGTGCCTTCACCCGTAAGACCACTCCAGCCCGCACGATGCTGTGCACGCCGGGACGCACCTCACAGCTTTTCAGAATGCGGCGAGCCTGGCACTTTTGGCTTTGGCACACCGCGCCCGAACGAACCATCTTCCCGCAATCGGGACAATTTTCAGTCAATGCCATATTTATGGGGCCTCCTAATGCCCCCAAATAGACTAAAAAATATAACACGAAAAATCTAATTTGTCAATGTACTTATAGCTTAACGCGGGTATTATTCCGTGATAAAGTATGTAGGTATGATTAGCTATTTATCCGGCCAAGTTAAATACATTCACCCGCCAACCAAAAAAGATAATTTTTTTATCTTGGACGTTAACAGCGTGGGCTATCACATCTGGACAATTCCTGATGTGGTTCAAAATTTAACTTTAGGCGAACCAACTGAAATTTTTACTCATCACCATATTGCTGAAACAAGTTCTGATTTATACGGCTTTTTTAGTTATGCCGAAGTTGAACTGTATAAACTTTTAATCAGCATATCTGGCATTGGACCAAAAAAGGCGCTAACCGTCTTAGAGCAAGCATCGATGACAGACATCGAACAAGCTGTCGTAAACGAAGAGCCAGAAATACTAATTAAAGGCGCCGGGTTATCCAAGGCCGTAGCGGAAAAAATTGTGCTAGAACTTCAAGGTAAAATTTCCGCTATTCCACACTCTAAATCAACCAAAGGTGCGGGCACTGATTTGGAAGCGCTAGAAGCTTTAATTACTCTTGGCTATACGCCGCACCAAGCTAGGCAAGCGCTGGCCCAAGTCGCTACTGATACCAATGCGAGCCAAGATAAGGTTAAAGCGGCGCTTAAAATTTTAGGCCAACAGTAACTAAAAGAATGTGAAATATGGTTCCCTCTCCTGGAAGGAGAGGGTTAGGGTGAGGTAACAAATCTAAATCCCCCTCACCTTCATCCTCTCCCTCCAGGGAGAGGAAATTAATGAATAACCTCTCGACAAACTCGGGGAATAATGATGAACATACTTTGGACAATCAAACAGGCAATTAAAAAAATTTTGCCTAAACCAATCCTTAATCTTTATCATCTTACCTTGGCGTTACTGGCAAGCATTTTTTACGGCTTTCCATCCAATAAAATGATTGTGGTTGGCATTACCGGGACTAAAGGCAAAAGCACTTCAGTTAAACTCATTACTAAAATTTTAGAAACCGCTGGGTTTAAAGTCGGCTCTACTTCTACTGTGGAGTTCAAGGTCGGGCAAAAGACTTGGCTAAATGACAAAAAGATGACTATGGTCGGGCGGTTTGCGCTGCAAAAATTACTCAAAGACATGGTTAAAGCTAAATGCCAGTACGCGGTAATTGAAACCTCATCCGAAGGCATAGCCCAATATCGTCATGTCGGTATAAAATACGACATTGCAGTTTTTACCAATTTAACGCCCGAACATATTGAATCTCACGGCAACTTCGACAATTATAAAGCAGCTAAATTAAAATTATTTGCCCGCGCTAAAAATACAATTGTCGTCAATGGCGATGATGCCCACGCGAGTGAATTTATCAATTTCAAGGTTTTACAAAAATATAGTTTTCAAATCGACAATCGCAGCTCGCTAGGCACAGAAGTTGAACAAGTTATAGCGACCAATTTAAAATTAGGTTTAAATGGTTCCTCGTTTAACGTTGAAGGTATAAATTTCAGCCTTAAGTTGCTAGGTGTTTTTAATGTTTATAATGCCTTAGCTGCTATCGCCGCCGCCCAAAGCCAAAACATTGATTTAGCCACCTGCAAAAAAGCTTTGGAGCAAATTAAAACTATTCCGGGCAGATTAGAATTTATAGATGAAGGCCAAAATTTTCAAATTATTGTTGATTACGCTTATGACCCGCGAGCGTTCGAACAATTGTTTTCAGTAATTAAAGAAATGAAGCCAAAAGGTAAAGTAATTCATGTGTTTGGGGCAACCGGCGGCGGACGTGACAAGGCGAGGCAACCAGTAATGGGGAAAATGTCCGGAGGGTTTGCTGATGTTTGCGTGATTACTAACGATGACCCTTACGACGATGACCCGCAAACTATAATTAATCGCATTGCTGAGGGTGTAAAAGAAAGAGGTAAAAAAGAGAATGAAAATTTATTTTTAATTGAAGACAGGCGCCAAGCAA includes:
- a CDS encoding UDP-N-acetylmuramoyl-L-alanyl-D-glutamate--2,6-diaminopimelate ligase, which codes for MMNILWTIKQAIKKILPKPILNLYHLTLALLASIFYGFPSNKMIVVGITGTKGKSTSVKLITKILETAGFKVGSTSTVEFKVGQKTWLNDKKMTMVGRFALQKLLKDMVKAKCQYAVIETSSEGIAQYRHVGIKYDIAVFTNLTPEHIESHGNFDNYKAAKLKLFARAKNTIVVNGDDAHASEFINFKVLQKYSFQIDNRSSLGTEVEQVIATNLKLGLNGSSFNVEGINFSLKLLGVFNVYNALAAIAAAQSQNIDLATCKKALEQIKTIPGRLEFIDEGQNFQIIVDYAYDPRAFEQLFSVIKEMKPKGKVIHVFGATGGGRDKARQPVMGKMSGGFADVCVITNDDPYDDDPQTIINRIAEGVKERGKKENENLFLIEDRRQAINKALTLAQKNDIVLITGKGAEQALVLAGNKKIPWDDRRVAREELKNTHARKHT
- a CDS encoding leucyl aminopeptidase; amino-acid sequence: MKVNYESKSNPLKADVNVWFSFENNGKLPAYLKALDKQANGVLTDIIKDKDFKGESGEQYPVRLAGARTLLVGLGKKKGFSPKAWMGALSAVTEYAQKNKFDAVKVNLDFDIPGKIKLDEVISFLVKAIGLTEHKFDKYKSDKKDKAHRIETVVIAGLPAAKAKRAQKISDELLVVVSAINLARDLGNTPANEVTPPHFVKVAKEIAAKTPKLTVKNFSVAEMKKLHMGGILGVGAGSQHDPQFIVVQYRGNPKKKENLVLVGKTVTFDSGGISIKPSQKMDEMKFDMSGGAAVLAAIKAIAELKLKVNVVSLIPSVENVPSGTSYKPGDVVKTMSGKTIEVLNTDAEGRVILADALSYAKKMNPKYVVDLATLTGACVVALGHHVAGVMGNDQTLISKVIKSSKATNEEAWQLPLMPEYTEQIKSKVADVQNISNSPGGGTITAAAFLQEFVDGYKWAHLDIAGTAWTPKSNGATGYGVHLLVDLAKSL
- the ruvA gene encoding Holliday junction branch migration protein RuvA, which translates into the protein MISYLSGQVKYIHPPTKKDNFFILDVNSVGYHIWTIPDVVQNLTLGEPTEIFTHHHIAETSSDLYGFFSYAEVELYKLLISISGIGPKKALTVLEQASMTDIEQAVVNEEPEILIKGAGLSKAVAEKIVLELQGKISAIPHSKSTKGAGTDLEALEALITLGYTPHQARQALAQVATDTNASQDKVKAALKILGQQ